The genomic region CCGCTCCAGAACGGGCACGGTGTAACAGCCAGTGCGGAAAGATTGCCTGCCCGTCAAAATGGCCGCGCGTGACGGCGAGCAAGTCGGATACATGTAAGCCTGATTAAACACCAGACTCTGCTCCGCTAGCGAATCAAGATTGGGTGTCTCGAAATACTGACTTCCCATGAAGCCGACATCCTGCACGCCCAAATCATCAGCCAAGATGAAAACGATATTTGGCGTTGCCGACTTAGTTGATGACTCCTCAGCTGACATCCCCGTGTTCGCCAACCCGGTCGCAACAATTGCAAGAACCAATGGATACAAATTCATCAGCAGGAATGCTCTATCGCTTAGGTGAATGAAAGACAGCCAATACGCTCGCAAGGTACCCGCTGCCTCGGCATCTTTGTTGCCAAACGAAAAGTCAATGACGTCATGCAGCCAACTGATCAATCAAAGATTGCCGACATCCTAATCGACGCCTATCGATCACTGACCACCTTATTCTTGTAAGATGACTCTTCTTTGATTTCGATTCTGCATCAGGCTAGAAACGCGTTGAGTCTCGATTTTTCCTAGTTCGTTGATTAACAACGCTGGATTCCTTTTGAAAACTTGCGTCTTCTGAACTTGTTGCAACTGATTGCTAATCAACGCTGTCCGCAAGGGCATGGGGGCAATAAAATCAAATTCGAACGACTGGGCATCGGGAACCGACCGGTAAGCGCGCTCAGCAATAAAGCGAATTGCGTCATACTCGTCCAACATCCCAATCAACAGGTAGGGAACCATCCAATCGGTTCCGGAAACCTGCTGTGCCTCGCGTCTCTCCAACGCAGTGACTTGCAGTGCCCGCTGCGCGGCGTCCCCCTTGAGCAACTGCAAAACCGACAACGCAATCGTACTCTCCTCCTCAGTCAGATCCGGCTGACTGTGCCCATACCACTCCGCCAAATGGTGTGATGTTTCCTTGAGCGTGTGATCAAGATGACAAAGGTTGCAAGCTGACGGTCGTGTTGTCTCGATCACCGATGCAACGCTAGGGCTAGAAATCGTATGGGAGCGAATACTCTTCAACAATCCATAAACCGTATGCGGCATGTGACAATTAACGCAACGACTGCCGCTCGACTCAATTGGGTGGTGGGTATGTTGAGCCCCTAGACGCTCGTAGTCTTGATGGCACTGGATACACGCCGCATCTTGTTCCATCCCCGGCTTCAATTGGTCGTCTTTCCACTGCGTTTGTAAAGAAACGTCTTGCTGATGCATCGTGTGGCACGACAAGCACGTCATCTTTCCGTTTTGAGCACAAGACGATTCGATCATCCCGCTGTACGCTCGACCGGAAACTCGAACCTGACCGTCCGGCCAAAAGTTATCACTTAAAGACTGCCCGGGCGCTTCCATCCAACGTGCAAGAGCGGGGTCGTCAAGATGCCCAGGACTGGCACGAACCACACAGTACAGCTCCGATGCTTGGATTGATTCCCCAGGTCGGAAATCCAATCCGTGACTATTGAAGCTTTCAATCATGTCCCGGCTGTCCAAGACAATATCACCAACAGAATGACAAGGCGCGCACATGTCGCTTCGAACGCTGTCATCCAGTTTCATCGGATCGACTATCTCGTCGACAACTTTCATCGCAAGCTCGCCAGTGGATTGATGAACCATCCGGTGCCCTTGGCCCGGTCCGTGACACGCTTCACAACTAATCCCAAATTCAGCTACCTCGGTATTTCGACCGAGCGGAACCAACTGCGAGTGAACTTGATGCCGTGCGTTGTTGCGGTCTTGGACATCTCGCCGTGAATGAGTGGCATGACACTGAAAGCAAACATCGTTCCACCGACCATCTTCGGACGGAAACTTCAAGCTTTCTGACTCGGGCGGATTTAAGAGGGACGAGCGGCGAGGAATCCATCTTTTTTGCTCGATCAAAAATACGATGGGCAACATGTTTGGATTTTTCTCGATCTCAGATTCGTACCAAAACACATGCATATGGTGCGATCCGGTCATCATGACTAGCCGGTGATCTTGATCACTTTCTTTGGAATCGCTGTCATTGGACGAATCAGACACACCAACAAAGTACTCATCCCCATCTCGCCGAAAACGATAGGTCTTTCCAAGCACGGTGACCGGCCCACCTTCAATTGCTTCGGGGGCCGTTGAAGGAAGAATCGGTTGTGTCATCGTACGATGATAAGAAACGTGCCAAGACTGATGCTGTTCAGCGTGGCACTCCTGGCATGCTTCGGATCCGATGTATCCGTCAGCGAGAACCTGCGTCGGAATCGCCGAAACCAAATGGGTGCGTGGTGCAGGCTCCTCGCTTGACGACGAACCAATCCAATCGCTCGTTCGGGATGCCTGCTCGTCGCGATTCGCTGACGGCGTCGACTTTGAACATCCGATTGCGAACGCAAGAGCGACCCATCCAAGTACGACGAAAGACTCGCGGGTCATTTTTCCTCGCCGTACTGAAAATACTTCTGTCCCACCCTGGGGCGATATTGTTTCATCGAAATCCTTGCGGCAGAAACCAGCATAACACAGGGAGCGAACCAGCGTAAAACGCCTTGAGTTCGCTACCTGTTCTGGACTCCGAATTTGAGACAGACGATCTGACTGAACTACTCATTCACCATTTCGGCATCCATTGCGTCCAACATCGCCTGCTGCTGTTCGGGGCTTTGCACTTCCCGCTGCGACGTGTCGATTTGACGTGGTTCATTGGAATCGGAACATCCGATGCAAAGCGAGCACACAAGGGTGAACAAGAACAAACAACGCATGAAATTTCTTTGATAGTAAAAGGTTACGAACGAATAGAGAAAATGAATCGCCCCATGGAACAAGCATTTGCCAGTCCAGCGAGAGCAAGTCCTGTCAACAGGAGAGATCGCCAACGTTTACTCCACACTCGCGAAAAGAGTGGAGCGTAAAACTGAAGCTTCAGACCCAACTCCGGCCGGCCAAGCTTCACTCCGTGAAGTCAATGGCCAGCAAGAAACCGATCAAGGACAACGTTCCCAAAAGAAAGTTTGAAAGGTTTTTGACCTGGATGAAATTCCTTAGAACTCTTTGTCAATCACTTCTTTGGATGCACGAGTGCCGAGGGATCCCCACAATCCATAAGGGCTTTTCGATCCAGGAGCCCTAGCACCGGTACCACCATTCTTGATGCCCCCGGCATGACTGTCCCCCGCTTCGATTGACTCGGTAATAAACCGAACTGCACCATCGGCCATCAAAACATGAGCCCCGCCCTGGTGACGACTACTGACCGTAAGTGTTCCTGGGTTAGAAGCATAAATTTGGTTGGCACGATTGCAATACTCGCGGTTTGGCGGCAGGATCGTGTTGCATTGTGTCTGGCCTGGGGCCGGCGAAGCCCAGCAAGCACCCCGCGACTTCAGGACCACCGGAACGGTAGAAACGGTAGGCTCTCCCCAAAATCGTGGCCTCTCTGGATTGATAAACCCTGCATCTTGGCAGCTTGATGGGTTATTCGTAACGTTTCTCGCTTGACCTGTGCTTGCTCCTCGCTGACGAGGTGTGGTCGTAATGTCCTCGTCGCCCAGGTCTGTGTTGATTTCACCCATCATGATTGTGTTGGAGAGGCCATCAAGAATTTCTCGAAAACGATTGTCAACATAGAGCCCAAAAACCCCTCGAGATGCGGCTCGATAGATCTGCGATGAATCGCTGCTGATCGTTTTAAAATCGCCTTTCGTGTAAGGCCCGGTGTTCATCGCGGCTTCACATGTATCACCCCAGCAAACAGCGAAGTTAGTTCGGCCAGCTAGAGGCAGACCAAAACCTGGGTCACTTGGACAACGATAAGCAGGAATATCAGTCCACCATGGTGGATACGATGCGCCGTCGCTAGTGAACTGGGTGGTCGCCCCGTTCAGGTCGACCCAAGGGATGGTTCCAAACTCGTAAAACTGAGTCGTGCCCACACGCATCGGATTGACGATTTGCTCCCAAATTGCTTGCTGCTCAATGTACGGCAACAAACCTACCAAGGCACTTAATCGCTGATGCTGCCTGGTCGTCTCTTTCGGCCAGTTGGCGTTGTTCCCACCCTGCGCGGATCGGGAAGCGGTCAAGGGACCAGAACCGTGCTTTGGCAACTGCTTAAACGCACTGTGATAGTTGTGCATTCCAAGGCCGATTTGCTTGAAATTGTTACTGCAACTCATGCGGCGTGCCGCTTCGCGAGCAGCTTGAACTGCGGGCAGTAAAAGCCCGACGAGAACGCCAATAATGGCGATCACCACAAGCAACTCAACGAGCGTAAACCCGTGCTTGGGGGCCGGT from Neorhodopirellula lusitana harbors:
- a CDS encoding DUF1559 domain-containing protein, producing MPCPNRTPAPKHGFTLVELLVVIAIIGVLVGLLLPAVQAAREAARRMSCSNNFKQIGLGMHNYHSAFKQLPKHGSGPLTASRSAQGGNNANWPKETTRQHQRLSALVGLLPYIEQQAIWEQIVNPMRVGTTQFYEFGTIPWVDLNGATTQFTSDGASYPPWWTDIPAYRCPSDPGFGLPLAGRTNFAVCWGDTCEAAMNTGPYTKGDFKTISSDSSQIYRAASRGVFGLYVDNRFREILDGLSNTIMMGEINTDLGDEDITTTPRQRGASTGQARNVTNNPSSCQDAGFINPERPRFWGEPTVSTVPVVLKSRGACWASPAPGQTQCNTILPPNREYCNRANQIYASNPGTLTVSSRHQGGAHVLMADGAVRFITESIEAGDSHAGGIKNGGTGARAPGSKSPYGLWGSLGTRASKEVIDKEF